The following are from one region of the Streptomyces changanensis genome:
- a CDS encoding M23 family metallopeptidase, with translation MRPPHGRRPLLGSVPAALVTLLALALPFAHPSPAAALTAGTVGTGGPGRFDGPSPGAEVSRLLDEAARITAAYERGRRGAAAQQVKADRLQAELARTRRELAALNRRVGELARAQYRTGGSVAVAASRLLLADDPEDALRAQGVERQADAAVDRLLTRTARAERRLADAAARARAAWRELEERRDRLAQVRRDLVARLERARWRLQAAADRSVAAGTCRGVTSTAQPDGPAAPARPAAPGGLTAPGSPGGAEPPHPAAAATEAAAGTEGGGGTWVAPVSEEDGYTLSAPFAGRGRHWAHRHTGQDFAVDIGTPVRAIGAGRVHSVACGGAFGIEVVVRHAEGWYSQYAHLASAAVAPGRAVTAGQRIGLAGTTGNSTGPHLHFEVRLTPHLGSGVDPVRWLRERGVTLSGGPR, from the coding sequence ATGCGCCCTCCCCACGGTCGGCGGCCACTGCTCGGGTCGGTGCCCGCCGCGCTGGTCACCCTGCTCGCCCTCGCCCTGCCGTTCGCCCACCCCTCCCCCGCCGCGGCGCTCACGGCCGGGACCGTCGGCACCGGCGGTCCCGGCCGGTTCGACGGGCCGTCGCCGGGCGCCGAGGTGTCGCGGCTGCTCGACGAGGCGGCCCGGATCACCGCCGCGTACGAGCGGGGACGGCGCGGCGCCGCCGCCCAGCAGGTCAAGGCCGACCGCCTCCAGGCGGAGCTGGCCCGCACCCGACGCGAACTCGCCGCCCTGAACCGACGCGTCGGCGAGCTGGCCCGGGCCCAGTACCGGACGGGCGGCTCCGTCGCGGTGGCGGCGTCGCGTCTGCTCCTCGCCGACGACCCGGAGGACGCCCTGCGCGCGCAGGGCGTGGAGCGACAGGCGGACGCGGCCGTCGACCGGCTCCTCACGCGTACCGCCCGGGCCGAACGGCGGCTGGCGGACGCGGCGGCCCGGGCGCGGGCGGCGTGGCGGGAGCTGGAGGAGCGGCGCGACCGGCTCGCCCAGGTGAGGCGGGACCTGGTGGCGCGTCTGGAGCGCGCGCGGTGGCGGCTCCAGGCGGCGGCGGACCGCAGCGTCGCGGCGGGCACGTGCCGGGGGGTGACCTCGACGGCCCAGCCGGACGGCCCCGCCGCTCCGGCCCGCCCCGCCGCTCCGGGGGGCCTCACCGCGCCGGGGAGTCCGGGAGGGGCGGAGCCGCCACACCCGGCCGCCGCCGCTACGGAGGCCGCCGCCGGTACGGAGGGCGGCGGCGGTACCTGGGTGGCACCGGTGTCGGAGGAGGACGGCTACACCCTGTCGGCTCCGTTCGCCGGTAGGGGCCGGCACTGGGCGCACCGGCACACGGGGCAGGACTTCGCCGTGGACATCGGCACCCCGGTACGGGCGATCGGGGCGGGGCGCGTCCACTCGGTGGCGTGCGGGGGCGCCTTCGGCATCGAGGTGGTCGTCCGGCACGCGGAGGGCTGGTACTCGCAGTACGCCCACCTGGCGTCCGCCGCCGTGGCGCCCGGGCGGGCCGTCACCGCCGGGCAGCGCATCGGCCTGGCCGGGACGACGGGCAACTCGACCGGGCCGCACCTGCACTTCGAGGTGAGGCTCACACCGCACCTGGGCTCGGGGGTGGACCCGGTGCGCTGGTTGCGCGAGCGCGGGGTCACCCTGAGCGGCGGCCCGCGGTAG
- a CDS encoding SDR family oxidoreductase, which produces MSLLRGARERWIRTGGIELCVAELGEPDRPVVVLVHGYPDSKEVWSEVALRLAERFHVVLYDVRGHGRSTAPVPLRGGFRLEKLTDDFLAVVDAVSPDRPVHLVGHDWGSVQGWEFATIARTEGRIASFTSISGPSLDHFGHWIGRRVARPTPRRVVQLLGQGAKSWYVYLLHTPVVPELAWRGPLGRRWPDLLRRVEKVPADGYPTASLPSDAAHGAWLYRDNVRPRLRHPRPDAYAHVPVQLITPTRDAFLSERLYDELDRWAPLLVRRTLPAKHWVPRTRPDQVAAWITDFVTAHDERDAPVAPVPPPPRRRYADRFAGQLVLVTGAASGIGRATALAFAGAGARVVAVDRDAEGAARTAELSRLVGAPAAWAEVVDVADEPAMEELGAKVAAEYGTVDVLVNNAGIGMSGPFLETTGEDWRKVLDVNLWGVIHGCRIFGGQMAERGQGGHIVNTASAAAFQPSRALSAYCTSKAAVLMLSECLRAELAGRDIGVSAVCPGLVKTGITATALFTGVSDGEQERLRGRASRLYGLRGYPPEKVADAVLRAVAENRAVVPVTPEARGARLLSRLAPGALRALARLSPPL; this is translated from the coding sequence ATGAGTCTGCTGAGGGGCGCCCGCGAGCGCTGGATCCGTACGGGCGGCATCGAGCTGTGCGTCGCAGAGCTGGGCGAACCGGACCGGCCCGTGGTCGTCCTCGTCCACGGCTACCCGGACTCGAAGGAGGTGTGGTCCGAGGTCGCCCTGCGGCTGGCCGAGCGCTTCCACGTCGTGCTGTACGACGTGCGGGGCCACGGCAGGTCGACGGCCCCGGTGCCGCTGCGCGGCGGGTTCAGGCTGGAGAAGCTGACGGACGACTTCCTGGCGGTCGTCGACGCGGTCAGCCCTGACCGGCCGGTCCACCTGGTCGGCCACGACTGGGGTTCCGTGCAGGGCTGGGAGTTCGCGACGATCGCCCGCACCGAAGGCAGGATCGCCTCCTTCACGTCGATCTCCGGGCCGTCGCTCGACCACTTCGGCCACTGGATCGGGCGGCGCGTCGCCCGGCCGACCCCGCGCCGCGTGGTCCAGCTCCTCGGCCAGGGCGCCAAGTCCTGGTACGTGTACCTGCTGCACACACCGGTGGTGCCCGAGCTCGCCTGGCGCGGACCCCTGGGGCGGCGGTGGCCGGACCTCCTGCGCCGGGTGGAGAAGGTACCGGCCGACGGCTACCCCACCGCGTCGCTGCCGTCGGACGCGGCGCACGGCGCGTGGCTGTACCGGGACAACGTCCGCCCGCGCCTGCGGCACCCGCGCCCCGACGCGTACGCGCACGTCCCGGTACAGCTGATCACCCCGACCCGTGACGCCTTCCTGTCGGAGCGGCTCTACGACGAGCTGGACCGGTGGGCCCCCCTGCTGGTGCGGCGGACGCTGCCGGCGAAGCACTGGGTGCCACGGACGCGCCCCGACCAGGTCGCCGCGTGGATCACGGACTTCGTGACCGCGCACGACGAGCGGGACGCCCCGGTGGCACCCGTACCGCCACCGCCCCGGCGGCGGTACGCGGACCGGTTCGCCGGGCAGCTGGTGCTGGTGACGGGCGCCGCGAGCGGTATCGGCCGGGCCACGGCGCTCGCGTTCGCCGGGGCGGGGGCTCGGGTGGTGGCCGTCGACCGGGACGCGGAGGGCGCGGCCCGTACCGCGGAGCTGTCCCGCCTGGTCGGCGCGCCGGCCGCGTGGGCCGAGGTGGTGGACGTGGCCGACGAGCCGGCGATGGAGGAGCTCGGCGCGAAGGTCGCCGCCGAGTACGGCACGGTGGACGTCCTGGTGAACAACGCCGGGATCGGCATGTCGGGGCCCTTCCTGGAGACGACCGGCGAGGACTGGAGGAAGGTCCTCGACGTCAACCTGTGGGGCGTGATCCACGGCTGCCGGATCTTCGGCGGGCAGATGGCCGAGCGCGGGCAGGGCGGCCACATCGTGAACACCGCGTCCGCCGCCGCCTTCCAGCCCTCCCGGGCCCTCTCCGCGTACTGCACCTCCAAGGCGGCGGTGCTGATGCTCAGCGAGTGCCTGCGCGCCGAGCTGGCCGGGCGGGACATCGGCGTCTCGGCGGTCTGCCCCGGCCTCGTCAAGACGGGCATCACGGCGACGGCGCTCTTCACCGGTGTGTCCGACGGGGAGCAGGAACGCCTGCGCGGGCGTGCGTCCCGGCTGTACGGGCTGCGCGGCTACCCGCCGGAGAAGGTCGCCGACGCGGTCCTGCGGGCGGTCGCGGAGAACCGCGCGGTGGTGCCCGTGACACCGGAGGCCCGGGGCGCCCGCCTCCTGTCCCGGCTGGCGCCGGGCGCGCTGCGCGCCCTCGCGAGGCTGTCGCCGCCGCTGTGA
- a CDS encoding RNA 2'-phosphotransferase: protein MDARRTVKVSKYLSRHLRHEPERIGLVLDAHGWVPVDDLLHALARHGVPLSRAELEHVVASSDKQRFALDGDRIRANQGHSVEVDLALPPAEPPAYLYHGTVAASLDAIRADGLRPMGRHHVHLSPDRETARRVGARRGRPVVLAVDAAAMHRDGHVFRVSANGVWLTDAVPPRYLRFRQPSGQG, encoded by the coding sequence ATGGACGCACGACGCACCGTGAAGGTGTCGAAGTACCTCTCCCGGCACCTGCGGCACGAGCCGGAGCGGATCGGCCTCGTCCTCGACGCCCACGGCTGGGTCCCCGTCGACGACCTCCTGCACGCGCTGGCCCGGCACGGCGTGCCCCTCAGCCGCGCCGAGCTGGAGCACGTCGTCGCGTCGAGCGACAAGCAGCGCTTCGCCCTGGACGGCGACCGCATCCGCGCCAACCAGGGGCACAGCGTCGAGGTGGACCTCGCCCTGCCGCCCGCCGAACCGCCCGCGTACCTCTACCACGGCACGGTGGCCGCCAGCCTGGACGCCATCCGCGCCGACGGCCTGCGCCCCATGGGCCGCCACCACGTCCACCTCTCCCCCGACCGTGAGACCGCCCGGCGGGTCGGGGCCCGGCGCGGCAGGCCCGTCGTCCTGGCGGTCGACGCGGCGGCCATGCACCGCGACGGCCACGTGTTCCGCGTCAGCGCCAACGGCGTCTGGCTCACCGACGCCGTACCACCCCGCTACCTGCGGTTCCGGCAGCCCTCCGGGCAGGGATAG
- a CDS encoding MerR family transcriptional regulator, whose translation MSEQPAGGTPAAEYRIEDLAHLSGATVRTIRAYQDRGLLPRPERRGRANVYGDAHLARLRQIADLLDRGYTLASIKELLEAWDTGRGLGGVLGLVAEVNGPWTDEQADRVTRAELDAAFGGTPDQRAVEEAVALGVLERVPGRDDEFLVPSPQELAVAVELYGAGVPLLAIAEHLRELRTHVEHIAHRFLEFTTEHVFARYLGHLPPKDADAAEAAALVRRLRPLAQQTVDAELARAMRLLATRHLQQHLAPGGPPEREDEARSVVLPAATVRAVDRLVGTAAAPAFIAAAAEREVQARTMDALTARSRTSQKSPEEEGSP comes from the coding sequence GTGTCCGAGCAGCCGGCCGGCGGGACACCGGCGGCCGAGTACCGGATCGAGGACCTGGCGCATCTGAGCGGCGCCACGGTCCGGACGATCCGCGCCTACCAGGACCGCGGGCTGCTGCCCCGGCCCGAGCGGCGCGGCCGGGCCAACGTGTACGGCGACGCCCACCTGGCCCGGCTGCGGCAGATCGCGGACCTCCTCGACCGGGGCTACACCCTGGCGTCGATCAAGGAGCTGCTGGAGGCCTGGGACACCGGACGCGGCCTCGGCGGCGTGCTCGGCCTCGTCGCCGAGGTGAACGGCCCGTGGACGGACGAGCAGGCCGACCGCGTCACGCGCGCGGAGCTGGACGCGGCGTTCGGCGGCACGCCCGACCAGCGGGCCGTCGAGGAGGCCGTCGCGCTGGGCGTCCTGGAGCGGGTACCGGGGCGGGACGACGAGTTCCTGGTGCCCAGCCCGCAGGAGCTGGCCGTGGCGGTGGAGCTGTACGGGGCGGGGGTGCCGCTCCTCGCCATCGCCGAGCACCTGCGGGAGTTGCGGACGCATGTGGAGCACATCGCCCACCGGTTCCTGGAGTTCACCACGGAGCACGTCTTCGCCCGCTACCTGGGGCACCTGCCCCCGAAGGACGCCGACGCGGCGGAGGCGGCGGCCCTGGTACGCCGGCTGCGGCCGCTCGCCCAGCAGACCGTCGACGCCGAACTGGCCCGGGCGATGCGGCTCCTCGCGACCCGCCACCTCCAGCAGCACCTGGCCCCGGGCGGGCCGCCGGAGCGGGAGGACGAGGCGCGCTCCGTCGTCCTGCCCGCCGCGACGGTGCGGGCGGTGGACCGGCTGGTGGGCACGGCGGCCGCGCCGGCCTTCATTGCCGCCGCGGCCGAACGGGAGGTGCAGGCCCGGACCATGGACGCGCTCACCGCGCGGTCACGGACGTCACAGAAGTCCCCCGAAGAGGAAGGGAGCCCCTGA
- a CDS encoding Cof-type HAD-IIB family hydrolase, translating into MARRRPRLIATDLDGTLLRDDKTVSDRTVAALAAAEDAGIEVFFVTGRPARWMDVVSAHVHGHGLAICSNGAAVVDLHAGRRMVEVRPLDRATARDVVTTLRREAPGTAFAMEFTDGIRHEAEYPPLHLDASVAVGPAEELLHEDEPGAGAPLLKLLALHRDLTPDGFLALARTAAGHRATITRSSPTALLEVSGLGVSKASTLALCCAERGISSDEVVAFGDMPNDIEMLTWAGTSYAMGNAHPDVVAAASGRTVANEDDGVAAVIETLLAAP; encoded by the coding sequence ATGGCGCGGCGGCGTCCGCGCCTGATCGCCACCGACCTCGACGGGACGCTCCTGCGCGACGACAAGACCGTCTCCGACCGGACGGTCGCCGCACTGGCGGCCGCCGAGGACGCCGGCATCGAGGTCTTCTTCGTCACCGGGCGGCCCGCCCGCTGGATGGACGTCGTCAGCGCGCACGTCCACGGCCACGGTCTCGCCATCTGCTCCAACGGCGCGGCCGTCGTCGACCTGCACGCCGGACGGCGGATGGTCGAGGTACGGCCCCTGGACCGGGCGACCGCGCGCGACGTCGTCACGACCCTCCGGCGGGAGGCCCCCGGTACGGCCTTCGCCATGGAGTTCACCGACGGCATCCGCCACGAGGCGGAGTACCCGCCCCTCCACCTCGACGCGTCCGTCGCCGTCGGACCGGCCGAGGAACTGCTCCACGAGGACGAGCCCGGGGCGGGCGCGCCGCTGCTGAAGCTGCTCGCCCTCCACCGCGACCTCACGCCCGACGGTTTCCTCGCCCTGGCCCGCACCGCCGCCGGACACCGCGCCACGATCACCCGCTCCAGCCCGACCGCGCTGCTGGAGGTGAGCGGCCTCGGGGTCTCCAAGGCGAGCACGCTCGCCCTGTGCTGCGCCGAGCGGGGCATCTCGTCCGACGAGGTCGTCGCGTTCGGCGACATGCCGAACGACATCGAGATGCTCACCTGGGCGGGCACGTCGTACGCGATGGGCAACGCCCACCCGGACGTCGTCGCCGCCGCCTCCGGCCGGACCGTCGCCAACGAGGACGACGGCGTCGCCGCCGTCATCGAGACGCTGCTCGCCGCCCCCTGA
- a CDS encoding LLM class flavin-dependent oxidoreductase — translation MRLSTVILPIHRWSEGQKIWRRAEELGFHASYTYDHLSWRSFRDGPWFGALPTLTAAAVVTERMRLGTLVTSPNFRHPVTLAKELISLDDISGGRVTLGIGAGGNGFDATALGQEAWTPRERADRFAEFVPLLDRLLTEGAVTHEGAHYSAVEARNVPGCVQRPRLPFAVAATGPRGMRLTARHGQGWVTTGDPKLFETGTPEQSRAALSEQLDRLAKACADAGRDVAELDKVLLTGFTPDRGRPLESVDAFVDFAGRHAELGFDEIVLHTPVPDSDFAADEAVFERIATEAPAQLNG, via the coding sequence ATGCGTCTGAGCACGGTGATCCTCCCCATCCACCGGTGGAGTGAGGGACAGAAGATCTGGCGGCGGGCCGAAGAGCTGGGCTTCCACGCTTCCTACACGTACGACCACCTGTCCTGGCGAAGCTTCCGGGACGGTCCGTGGTTCGGTGCGCTGCCGACGCTGACGGCGGCGGCTGTCGTGACGGAGCGCATGCGGCTGGGGACCTTGGTCACGTCGCCGAACTTCCGCCACCCGGTCACCCTCGCCAAGGAGCTGATCTCCCTGGACGACATCTCCGGGGGCCGCGTCACCCTCGGCATCGGCGCGGGCGGCAACGGCTTCGACGCGACGGCGCTCGGCCAGGAGGCGTGGACGCCGCGGGAGCGGGCGGACCGGTTCGCCGAGTTCGTGCCGCTGCTCGACCGGCTCCTCACCGAGGGCGCCGTCACCCACGAGGGCGCCCACTATTCGGCGGTCGAGGCGCGCAACGTACCGGGCTGCGTGCAGCGGCCCCGGCTGCCCTTCGCCGTCGCGGCGACCGGGCCGCGCGGGATGCGGCTCACCGCCCGGCACGGCCAGGGCTGGGTGACCACCGGGGACCCGAAACTGTTCGAGACGGGCACGCCGGAGCAGTCGCGGGCCGCCCTGAGCGAGCAGCTCGACCGGCTGGCCAAGGCGTGCGCCGACGCCGGGCGGGACGTGGCCGAACTGGACAAGGTCCTCCTGACCGGCTTCACCCCGGACCGGGGGCGTCCGCTGGAGTCCGTGGACGCGTTCGTGGACTTCGCCGGGCGCCACGCGGAGCTCGGGTTCGACGAGATCGTCCTGCACACGCCGGTCCCCGACTCGGACTTCGCCGCCGACGAGGCCGTCTTCGAACGGATCGCCACCGAGGCACCGGCCCAGCTGAACGGCTGA